A region from the Pseudomonas cucumis genome encodes:
- a CDS encoding VCBS domain-containing protein — protein MATTTTTSGGTVTSLSNTPQAQDDIFTTGVIGTSSAAITEDLLGVVYLDVMSNDLGGNAKTLWSLDDATSLSTATKIYAPADLLVQDTGRIEATSTDTSFNGAKIWITSDGKVGYDAATLSTAFKAQLQALAGGASLTDSFTYAIRLGNGTLSWATAQVQFAGANDSVTMSLGAQAGTVTEDANATPSPTDSLSATGTIAFSDVDLSDTHTASFVAAGGNATALGNFALAAVTEAANAANGTVDWTYTLNNAAAQSLAQGQTATETYVVTINDGHGSSTTQNVTITITGTNDQVQITSGVQAGDAGEDSGDYAASGSITFTDVDLIDTHSVTVTPGASGYLGNFTTDPLSDSTGTGSGSLGWNFAVNNSALQFLGEGQIVTQTYNVAIGDGAVQTVTITITGTNDQVQISSGVQAGDAKEDSGDYAASGSITFTDADLIDTHSVTVTPGASGYLGSFTTDPLSDSTGTGSGSLGWNFAVNNAALQFLGEGQNVTQTYNVAIGDGAVQTVTITITGTNDQVQITSGVQAGDAGEDSGDYAASGSITFTDADLIDTHSVTVTPGASGYLGSFTTDPLSDSTGTGSGSLGWNFAVNNAALQLLGEGQNVTQTYNVAIGDGAVQTVTITITGTNDQVQITSGVQAGDAKEDSGDYAASGSITFTDVDLIDTHSVTVTPGASGYLGNFTTDPLSDSTGTGSGSLGWNFAVNNAALQFLGEGQNVTQTYNVAIGDGAVQTVTITITGTNDQPTLTITDTTGAMNEGNGTATLSDNGALSFADLDSTDTVTVSQTANNDIVWSGGVLNAGVASALVAGFSVDQNSWDYSSNENLDFLGAGETITFSYAVVATDDSGAANAASATQTVTITITGTNDAPVLSFATGNDAGAVQEDTTLSVSGQFSSADIDHAATATWTIAGSNTGTYGSIAVDSTGQWTYTLANGTDGVASAVQSLKVGESHDEVFSVQVSDGLGGVDTQLVTVTVTGTNDAPVLGFATGNDAGAVQEDTTLSVSGQFSSADIDHAATAAWSINGSASGTYGSIAVDSTGKWTYTLANGTDGVASAVQSLGAGESHDEVFTVQVSDGLGGVATQLMTVTVSGTNDAAVLSADIANLTETDAPLTTNGSLTISDVDSAATFVAQTNTNGSYGQFSIGTNGAWSYVADSAHNEFVAGTTYTDTFAVSSADGTLTSVTVQILGTNDAAVLSADSVNLTETNAPLITNGTLTISDVDSAATFVTQTNTAGSYGQFSIGTNGAWNYVADSAHNEFAAGTTYTDTFAVSSADGTLTSVTVQILGTNDAAVLSADIANLTETNAAVDISTTGTLTISDVDSAATFVAQTNTNGSYGQFSIGTNGAWSYVADSAHNEFVAGTTYTDTFAVSSADGTLTSVTVHILGTNDAAVLSADSANLTETNAAVDISTTGTLTISDVDSAATFVAQTNTAGSYGQFSIGTNGAWSYVADSAHNEFAAGTTYTDTFTVSSADGTLTSVTVQILGTNDAAVLSADIANLTETNAAVDISTTGTLTISDVDSAATFVAQTNTNGSYGQFSIGTNGAWSYVADSAHNEFVAGTTYTDTFAVSSADGTLTSVTVHILGTNDAAVLSADIANLTETNAAVDISTTGTLTISDVDSAATFVAQTNTNGSYGQFSIGTNGAWSYVADSAHNEFVSGTTYTDTFTVSSADGTLTSVTVQILGTNDAAVLSADSVGLTETNAPLTTSGSLTISDVDSPETFQVQSGTAGTNGTFSIDVAGNWSYTANSAFDALNVGDSLTDTFTVLSADGTATAVTVSITGSNDAAVLSSASVTLTETNAPLTTSGTLTISDVDSPETFQAQSGIAGTNGTFAIDAAGNWSYIANSAFDALNVGDSLTDTFTVLSADGTATSVTVTINGSNDSPTITSNGGGATASVSVAENSTVVTTMAATDADLPAQTLSYSIVGGADAAKFSIVSGTGALSFVSAPNFESPTDSGTNNVYDVIVRTSDGTLFDDQALAVSVTGVNDNSPVITSNGGGATASVNVAENTTAVTTVVATDADLPAQTLSYSILNTAGTDFSKFSISSTGVLTFNSAPDYENAQDVGGADGDNAYVVDVLVADGNGGTDTQTITVNVQNVVETPVDTVAPTVTVTGTALGSSNGSTSTVTFQFSEAVSGFNLSDVTVSASGATPRGTWSNFTQVDGDTYTATLTRTLGGSVKVDVTANSYTDLAGNAGAAGSSANLPAGVAGEPINLALNTPSTDISGPITVSISGVPSGWIFNAGTDNGDGTWTVQTSDPGALTVTTPSDFTGALVLDVNMYWSNSDGSDGSAYVFNNIEVYAPGAPIFALSADDNLTGSSGADTFVFAQPIGNNQIYSFDVTADKIDLIGFAGVTGFADLSITNDANGNALVSIGSGQSVTLKGVDAADLSEANFQFDVDPVMTNTGTLTIADGAIMPFGGSIHNSGTIELGSTGSETNLEILFRGATLTGGGQVLLSDSAQNVIFGGSADTVLTNVDNRISGAGQLGAGQMVLVNAGLILASGLNSLVLDTGTHTITNSGVLESTGEGGMTVASAVDNSGHLWVNGGDMRLLADVMGNGSATIDGDATLTFSGAANGSVAFHGEGAGTLVIAQAEAAGSLVGILGLESDDMLTFGDLAFGANTQLSYSANASGTGGLLTVDDGTHRAEVNLLGHYTVEDFQATDGGEAGTQVSYNGESSGTLVGSMAADVLSGGDGNDILAGRGGEDTLSGGAGADMFAYLNVAEGGDTILDYNFAEGDALDLSALLSANFVSGISQASDFVQLAQSGSDITVKVDADGAANGTNFADVAVLANTGTSGTDLVRTWFGEADHTLTA, from the coding sequence ATGGCTACCACCACAACTACCAGCGGCGGCACCGTCACTTCGCTTTCCAATACACCGCAGGCTCAGGACGACATTTTCACTACCGGTGTCATTGGCACGAGCAGCGCGGCCATCACTGAAGACCTGCTGGGGGTCGTGTACCTGGACGTCATGTCCAATGACCTCGGCGGCAACGCAAAGACACTGTGGTCACTCGATGACGCGACCAGTCTTTCTACTGCCACCAAGATTTATGCGCCGGCCGATCTCCTGGTCCAGGACACGGGCAGAATTGAGGCGACGAGTACTGACACCAGTTTCAACGGGGCAAAGATCTGGATTACGTCGGATGGCAAGGTCGGCTACGACGCCGCAACGTTGTCGACCGCTTTCAAGGCGCAACTCCAGGCGCTTGCTGGCGGAGCGTCCCTGACGGACAGCTTTACGTATGCGATTCGCCTCGGCAATGGCACCCTCAGCTGGGCCACTGCGCAGGTGCAATTCGCAGGTGCGAATGACAGTGTGACGATGAGCCTTGGCGCACAGGCCGGCACGGTAACAGAAGATGCGAACGCGACCCCGAGTCCGACCGATTCGCTGAGCGCGACAGGCACGATTGCGTTTAGCGATGTCGATCTGAGTGACACGCATACCGCCTCATTCGTGGCGGCGGGCGGCAATGCCACCGCGCTGGGCAACTTCGCCCTTGCAGCAGTGACTGAAGCGGCCAATGCAGCCAACGGCACCGTTGACTGGACTTACACCCTGAACAATGCGGCAGCCCAGTCCCTGGCCCAGGGTCAGACTGCTACCGAAACCTATGTGGTCACCATCAATGATGGGCATGGCTCATCGACCACGCAGAACGTGACGATCACCATCACCGGCACCAACGATCAGGTACAGATCACCAGCGGCGTACAGGCCGGCGATGCAGGGGAAGACAGCGGCGACTACGCGGCCAGCGGCAGCATCACCTTCACCGACGTCGACCTGATCGACACCCACAGCGTCACCGTCACACCGGGCGCTTCCGGCTATCTGGGCAACTTCACTACCGATCCACTGAGCGACAGCACCGGCACGGGCAGCGGTTCTCTGGGCTGGAACTTTGCGGTGAACAACTCCGCGCTGCAGTTCCTCGGCGAAGGCCAGATCGTCACCCAAACCTATAACGTGGCGATCGGCGACGGCGCGGTGCAGACCGTGACCATCACGATTACTGGCACCAACGACCAGGTGCAGATCAGCAGCGGCGTGCAGGCCGGCGATGCTAAGGAAGACAGCGGCGACTACGCGGCCAGCGGCAGCATCACCTTCACCGACGCCGACCTGATTGACACCCACAGCGTCACTGTCACGCCGGGCGCTTCTGGCTATTTGGGCAGCTTCACCACCGATCCACTGAGCGACAGCACCGGCACGGGCAGCGGTTCGCTGGGGTGGAACTTCGCGGTGAACAACGCCGCGTTGCAATTCCTCGGCGAAGGCCAGAACGTCACGCAAACCTATAACGTGGCTATCGGTGACGGCGCGGTGCAGACCGTGACCATCACGATTACCGGCACCAACGATCAGGTACAGATCACCAGCGGTGTGCAGGCTGGCGATGCCGGGGAAGACAGCGGCGACTACGCGGCCAGCGGCAGCATCACCTTCACCGACGCCGACCTGATTGACACCCACAGCGTCACTGTCACGCCGGGCGCTTCTGGCTATTTGGGTAGCTTCACCACCGATCCACTGAGCGACAGCACCGGCACGGGCAGCGGTTCGCTGGGGTGGAACTTCGCGGTGAACAACGCCGCGTTGCAATTACTCGGCGAAGGCCAGAACGTCACGCAAACCTATAACGTGGCTATTGGAGACGGCGCGGTGCAGACCGTGACTATCACGATTACCGGCACCAACGACCAGGTGCAGATCACCAGCGGCGTGCAAGCTGGCGATGCCAAGGAAGACAGCGGCGACTACGCGGCCAGCGGCAGCATCACCTTCACCGACGTCGACCTGATCGACACCCACAGCGTCACCGTCACACCGGGCGCTTCCGGCTATCTGGGCAACTTCACTACCGATCCACTGAGCGACAGCACCGGCACGGGCAGCGGTTCTCTGGGCTGGAACTTTGCGGTGAACAACGCCGCGTTGCAATTCCTCGGCGAAGGCCAGAACGTCACGCAAACCTATAACGTGGCTATCGGTGACGGCGCGGTGCAGACCGTGACTATCACAATTACTGGCACCAACGACCAGCCGACGCTGACGATTACCGACACCACCGGCGCGATGAACGAAGGCAACGGCACGGCCACCCTGAGCGACAACGGCGCACTGAGCTTTGCCGATCTGGACAGCACCGACACGGTGACCGTGTCGCAGACCGCTAACAACGACATCGTCTGGAGCGGCGGCGTGCTCAATGCGGGCGTGGCCTCGGCACTGGTGGCCGGTTTCTCGGTCGACCAGAACAGCTGGGACTACAGCAGCAATGAGAACCTCGACTTCCTCGGTGCGGGTGAAACCATCACCTTCTCGTACGCGGTGGTCGCCACCGACGACAGCGGCGCGGCTAACGCTGCCTCGGCGACGCAGACGGTCACCATCACTATCACCGGCACTAACGACGCGCCCGTACTCAGCTTCGCAACAGGCAATGATGCCGGCGCAGTGCAGGAAGACACCACGCTCAGCGTGAGCGGCCAGTTCAGTTCGGCCGATATCGATCATGCTGCCACGGCAACCTGGACCATTGCCGGGTCGAATACCGGCACTTATGGTTCGATCGCGGTGGACAGCACCGGCCAGTGGACTTACACCCTGGCCAATGGCACCGATGGTGTCGCCAGTGCGGTGCAGTCACTGAAGGTGGGCGAGAGTCATGACGAAGTGTTCAGCGTCCAGGTCAGCGATGGCCTCGGCGGCGTGGACACTCAGTTGGTGACTGTCACCGTCACTGGCACCAACGATGCGCCAGTGCTCGGCTTCGCGACGGGCAACGATGCCGGTGCGGTGCAGGAAGACACCACGCTCAGCGTGAGCGGCCAGTTCAGTTCGGCCGATATCGATCATGCTGCTACGGCCGCCTGGAGCATCAATGGCTCGGCTTCGGGCACCTACGGTTCGATCGCGGTGGACAGCACCGGCAAATGGACTTACACCCTGGCCAATGGCACCGATGGCGTTGCCAGTGCGGTGCAGTCGCTGGGGGCTGGCGAAAGTCACGATGAAGTGTTCACCGTGCAGGTCAGCGATGGCCTTGGCGGCGTGGCCACTCAGTTGATGACCGTCACCGTCAGCGGCACTAACGATGCGGCCGTGTTGTCCGCCGACATCGCCAACCTGACCGAAACCGATGCCCCGCTGACCACCAACGGCAGCCTGACCATCAGCGATGTCGACAGCGCCGCAACCTTCGTCGCGCAAACCAACACCAACGGCAGTTACGGCCAGTTCTCCATCGGCACCAATGGTGCCTGGAGCTATGTCGCCGACTCTGCCCACAACGAGTTCGTCGCCGGCACCACCTACACCGATACCTTCGCCGTGAGCAGTGCCGACGGCACCCTCACTTCGGTCACCGTGCAGATCCTCGGCACCAACGACGCCGCGGTGCTGTCCGCCGACAGCGTCAACCTGACCGAAACCAATGCCCCGTTGATCACCAACGGCACCCTCACCATCAGCGACGTCGACAGCGCCGCGACCTTCGTTACCCAGACCAACACCGCCGGCAGCTACGGCCAGTTCTCCATCGGCACGAACGGTGCCTGGAACTATGTCGCCGATAGCGCCCACAACGAGTTCGCTGCAGGCACCACCTACACCGACACCTTCGCGGTGAGCAGTGCCGACGGCACCCTCACCTCGGTCACCGTGCAGATCCTCGGGACCAACGATGCCGCGGTGCTGTCCGCCGACATTGCCAACCTGACCGAGACCAATGCCGCCGTCGACATCTCCACCACCGGTACGCTGACCATCAGCGATGTCGACAGCGCCGCAACCTTCGTCGCGCAAACCAACACCAACGGCAGTTACGGCCAGTTCTCCATCGGCACCAATGGTGCCTGGAGCTATGTCGCCGACTCTGCCCACAACGAGTTCGTCGCCGGCACCACCTACACCGATACCTTCGCGGTGAGCAGCGCCGACGGCACCCTCACCTCGGTCACCGTGCATATCCTCGGCACCAACGACGCCGCGGTGCTGTCCGCCGACAGCGCCAACCTGACCGAGACCAATGCCGCCGTCGACATCTCCACCACCGGTACGCTGACCATCAGCGATGTCGACAGCGCCGCAACCTTCGTCGCGCAAACCAACACCGCCGGCAGTTACGGCCAGTTCTCCATCGGCACCAATGGTGCCTGGAGCTATGTCGCCGACTCTGCCCACAACGAGTTCGCTGCAGGCACCACCTACACCGACACCTTCACGGTGAGCAGCGCCGACGGCACCCTCACCTCGGTCACCGTGCAGATCCTCGGGACCAACGACGCTGCCGTGCTGTCCGCCGACATTGCCAACCTGACCGAGACCAATGCCGCCGTCGACATCTCCACCACCGGTACGCTGACCATCAGCGATGTCGACAGCGCCGCAACCTTCGTCGCGCAAACCAACACTAACGGCAGTTACGGCCAGTTCTCCATCGGCACCAATGGTGCCTGGAGCTATGTCGCCGACTCTGCCCACAACGAGTTCGTCGCCGGCACCACCTACACCGATACCTTCGCGGTGAGCAGCGCCGACGGCACCCTCACTTCGGTCACCGTGCATATCCTCGGCACCAACGACGCCGCGGTGCTGTCCGCCGACATTGCCAACCTGACCGAGACCAATGCCGCCGTCGACATCTCCACCACCGGTACGCTGACCATCAGCGATGTCGACAGCGCCGCAACCTTCGTCGCGCAAACCAACACCAACGGCAGTTACGGCCAGTTCTCCATCGGCACCAATGGTGCCTGGAGCTACGTCGCCGACTCTGCCCACAACGAGTTCGTCTCCGGCACCACCTACACCGACACCTTCACGGTGAGCAGCGCCGACGGCACCCTCACCTCGGTCACCGTGCAGATCCTCGGGACCAACGATGCCGCGGTGTTGTCCGCCGACAGCGTCGGCCTGACCGAAACCAATGCCCCGCTGACCACCAGCGGCAGCCTGACCATCAGCGACGTCGACAGCCCGGAAACCTTCCAGGTCCAATCCGGTACCGCCGGCACCAACGGAACCTTCTCCATCGATGTTGCGGGCAACTGGAGCTATACCGCCAACTCGGCCTTCGACGCACTTAATGTCGGCGACAGCCTGACCGACACCTTCACGGTACTCAGTGCCGACGGCACCGCGACCGCGGTGACGGTCAGCATCACCGGCAGCAACGACGCCGCCGTGCTGTCCTCGGCCAGCGTCACGCTGACCGAAACCAATGCCCCGCTGACCACCAGCGGCACCCTCACCATCAGCGACGTCGACAGCCCGGAAACCTTCCAGGCCCAGTCCGGTATCGCCGGCACCAACGGAACCTTCGCCATCGATGCCGCGGGCAACTGGAGCTATATCGCCAACTCGGCCTTCGACGCACTCAATGTCGGCGACAGCCTGACCGACACCTTCACGGTACTTAGCGCCGACGGCACCGCGACTTCGGTGACGGTGACCATCAACGGCAGCAACGACTCCCCGACGATCACCTCTAACGGAGGTGGTGCGACCGCTTCGGTCAGCGTGGCGGAGAACAGCACGGTGGTCACAACAATGGCGGCGACCGATGCCGATCTTCCGGCGCAAACCCTGAGCTACAGCATCGTCGGTGGAGCAGATGCCGCGAAGTTCTCGATCGTTTCAGGCACAGGCGCACTGAGTTTTGTCTCTGCACCCAACTTTGAGTCCCCAACTGATTCGGGAACGAACAACGTCTATGACGTGATTGTGCGGACGTCGGACGGCACGCTGTTTGACGACCAGGCGCTCGCCGTGAGCGTGACGGGCGTCAACGACAACAGCCCGGTGATCACCTCCAACGGCGGCGGTGCGACGGCTTCGGTCAACGTGGCAGAGAACACCACTGCGGTCACGACAGTGGTGGCGACCGATGCTGATCTTCCGGCGCAAACCCTGAGTTATTCGATCCTGAATACGGCCGGGACGGACTTCAGCAAATTCTCTATCAGTTCGACTGGGGTGCTGACGTTCAATTCGGCGCCGGATTACGAGAATGCCCAGGATGTCGGTGGTGCTGACGGTGACAATGCCTATGTTGTGGACGTTCTGGTGGCCGACGGCAATGGCGGAACCGACACCCAGACAATTACGGTAAACGTGCAGAACGTAGTCGAGACTCCAGTTGATACCGTGGCACCTACAGTGACAGTGACGGGGACTGCTTTAGGGAGTTCGAACGGCTCAACGTCGACGGTCACATTCCAGTTCAGTGAGGCAGTGAGCGGTTTCAACCTTTCAGACGTCACGGTGAGTGCATCAGGGGCAACGCCTCGCGGAACCTGGAGTAACTTCACGCAGGTAGACGGCGATACCTACACGGCGACACTGACTAGAACGCTGGGCGGTAGCGTGAAAGTCGACGTTACCGCGAACAGCTACACCGACCTGGCGGGTAATGCGGGTGCTGCTGGGAGCAGTGCAAACCTTCCGGCAGGCGTTGCCGGCGAACCCATCAACCTAGCCCTCAATACTCCATCGACCGATATCAGCGGCCCGATAACCGTGTCAATCAGCGGTGTTCCCTCGGGATGGATATTCAATGCGGGAACCGATAACGGCGACGGCACCTGGACCGTGCAGACCAGCGATCCTGGCGCATTGACGGTGACAACCCCAAGCGACTTCACGGGAGCGTTGGTGCTTGATGTCAACATGTACTGGAGCAATAGTGACGGCAGCGACGGCAGCGCCTATGTGTTCAACAACATCGAAGTCTATGCCCCCGGCGCACCGATCTTCGCCTTGTCCGCTGACGACAATTTGACTGGCTCGTCCGGTGCCGACACTTTCGTCTTCGCCCAGCCGATCGGCAACAACCAGATCTACAGTTTCGATGTCACGGCGGACAAGATCGACTTGATCGGCTTCGCGGGCGTCACCGGCTTTGCTGACTTGAGTATCACTAACGACGCCAACGGCAATGCGCTGGTCAGCATCGGCTCCGGCCAGTCGGTCACCCTGAAAGGTGTCGATGCGGCTGACCTGAGCGAAGCGAACTTCCAGTTCGATGTGGATCCGGTGATGACCAATACCGGTACCCTCACCATTGCCGACGGCGCGATCATGCCGTTCGGTGGCAGCATTCATAACAGCGGCACGATCGAACTCGGCTCCACCGGCAGCGAGACCAATCTTGAGATTCTGTTTCGTGGCGCGACCTTGACCGGCGGTGGCCAGGTACTGCTATCCGACAGCGCGCAAAACGTGATTTTCGGCGGCAGCGCCGACACCGTCCTGACCAACGTCGACAACCGCATTTCCGGCGCCGGCCAGTTGGGCGCCGGGCAGATGGTATTGGTCAATGCAGGGCTGATCCTGGCCAGCGGGCTGAACAGCCTGGTGCTCGACACTGGCACCCACACCATCACCAACAGCGGGGTGCTGGAGTCTACGGGTGAAGGCGGTATGACGGTGGCCAGTGCGGTCGACAACTCCGGCCACTTGTGGGTCAACGGTGGCGACATGCGCCTGCTGGCCGACGTGATGGGCAATGGCAGCGCCACCATCGACGGCGACGCGACACTGACCTTTTCCGGCGCAGCAAACGGGTCCGTCGCCTTCCACGGCGAAGGCGCGGGCACGCTGGTGATCGCACAGGCCGAAGCGGCGGGTTCCTTGGTCGGCATCCTCGGTCTGGAGAGCGATGACATGCTGACCTTCGGCGATCTCGCCTTCGGCGCCAACACCCAGCTCAGCTATAGCGCCAACGCCTCTGGCACCGGCGGCTTGCTGACGGTGGACGACGGCACGCATCGGGCCGAGGTGAACTTGCTGGGGCACTACACGGTGGAGGACTTCCAGGCCACCGACGGCGGCGAGGCCGGCACCCAGGTCAGTTACAACGGCGAATCCAGCGGCACACTGGTGGGCAGCATGGCGGCGGACGTACTCAGTGGTGGCGACGGCAACGACATCCTCGCAGGTCGTGGTGGGGAGGACACGCTCAGCGGTGGCGCGGGAGCCGATATGTTCGCCTATCTCAACGTGGCTGAAGGCGGAGATACCATCCTCGACTACAACTTCGCCGAAGGTGACGCACTCGACCTCTCCGCACTGCTCAGCGCCAACTTCGTTAGCGGTATCAGCCAGGCGTCCGACTTCGTTCAACTGGCACAGTCCGGCAGCGACATCACCGTGAAGGTGGATGCCGATGGTGCCGCCAATGGTACGAACTTCGCCGATGTGGCGGTGCTTGCCAACACTGGCACGAGCGGTACCGATCTGGTGCGCACCTGGTTTGGGGAGGCTGACCATACGTTGACGGCTTGA
- a CDS encoding sensor histidine kinase translates to MIDSEPSLDFSTVIASTVHDMKNSLAMLMQAHSQWLARLPDPEQHTPEQGVIDFEFAHLNGMLVQLLGLYKLGVNQMPLQPAYHELDDFIEAQLASHQEVFASRGIIATYEVDPLSPLGFFDRELIASVLANCINNAIRYARHALLISVSDEAGQLVLTINDDGEGYPPEMIERQADYVQGINHSSGSTGLGLYFAGRIAALHQRNGVGGRTEISNGGPLGGGVFSLYLP, encoded by the coding sequence ATGATCGACAGCGAACCGTCACTCGACTTCTCCACGGTGATTGCCTCCACCGTGCACGACATGAAGAACTCTCTGGCCATGCTGATGCAGGCGCACAGTCAATGGCTGGCGCGTTTGCCCGATCCCGAGCAGCACACCCCGGAGCAGGGTGTGATCGACTTCGAGTTCGCCCACCTCAACGGCATGCTGGTGCAGTTGCTGGGGCTGTACAAACTCGGCGTCAATCAGATGCCGTTGCAACCGGCCTACCATGAGCTGGATGACTTCATTGAGGCGCAACTGGCCTCTCATCAGGAAGTGTTCGCCAGCCGCGGCATCATCGCGACCTATGAAGTGGACCCGTTGAGCCCGCTGGGCTTCTTCGACCGGGAGCTGATTGCTTCGGTGCTCGCCAATTGCATCAACAACGCCATTCGCTATGCGCGCCATGCTTTGTTAATCAGCGTCAGTGATGAGGCCGGGCAACTGGTGCTGACCATCAACGACGATGGCGAGGGTTATCCGCCCGAGATGATCGAACGTCAGGCCGATTACGTGCAGGGCATCAACCACAGCAGTGGCAGCACCGGCCTGGGCCTGTACTTTGCCGGGCGGATTGCCGCATTGCATCAGCGCAATGGTGTGGGTGGACGCACAGAAATCAGCAACGGCGGCCCATTGGGCGGCGGCGTGTTCAGCCTTTACCTTCCCTGA
- a CDS encoding tetratricopeptide repeat-containing response regulator: MLSYHQKSFLIVDDFSDFRSSVRSMLRELGVKDVDTADTGEQALRMCSQKSYDFILQDFHLGDGKKNGQQVLEDLMIEKLISHESVFVMVTAETSQAMVLSALEHEPDAYLTKPFNRSGLAQRLERLEQRKTLLKPILQALDRGKPVEVLNACIALCKQDIRYSPLCLRYRADALRDLNQNEALERLYDSIIADRPLPWAFAGLGQLLFKRGQVSQAKGIYEKALKVFPMMPALYDGMADVLVAEGDTKGAQRVLEEAIRLSPLAVRRQALLGKLAMANEDFDTASKAYRQAVAQGAQSRFKDAESNLGLAHALISKGSEKGLDTRTRLEINTTLSAVAKENPSDPGLQIRARLMKATSLLLNDAETAEKLTEQAMMRLDGMEQFMSAEAALLVAKQLQMLGQASAGASMLKNCAEIYGDDPTVMKGIAKLTDDPTILNSGNAAADLNRQGVRVYKTGNLVEARDVFRKALALQPKNISIALNMAQSLLHGTDTSVPSAELEECRACLKTVGLMPDTDARYPRYQKLKIKAFGE, translated from the coding sequence ATGCTGTCGTATCACCAAAAAAGCTTTTTGATCGTCGATGATTTCTCGGATTTCCGCAGTTCCGTCAGGTCCATGCTGCGGGAGTTGGGCGTCAAGGATGTCGATACCGCCGATACCGGTGAGCAGGCGCTGCGCATGTGCTCGCAGAAGTCCTACGACTTCATCCTGCAGGACTTCCACCTGGGCGATGGCAAGAAGAACGGTCAGCAGGTGCTTGAAGACCTGATGATCGAGAAGCTGATCAGCCATGAAAGCGTGTTTGTCATGGTCACCGCCGAAACCAGTCAGGCCATGGTGCTCAGCGCACTGGAACATGAGCCCGATGCTTACTTGACCAAGCCCTTCAACCGTTCCGGCCTGGCTCAGCGCCTGGAGCGCCTGGAGCAGCGCAAGACGTTGCTCAAGCCAATCCTGCAAGCCCTTGACCGGGGCAAACCGGTTGAAGTGCTCAATGCCTGCATCGCCCTGTGTAAACAAGACATTCGTTATTCGCCGCTGTGCCTGCGTTACCGCGCCGATGCGTTGCGCGACTTGAACCAGAACGAAGCGCTGGAGCGCCTGTACGACAGCATCATTGCCGATCGTCCTTTGCCCTGGGCGTTTGCCGGGTTGGGCCAGTTGCTGTTCAAGCGTGGCCAGGTCAGCCAGGCCAAAGGCATTTACGAAAAAGCCCTGAAAGTCTTCCCGATGATGCCGGCCCTCTACGACGGCATGGCCGATGTGCTGGTCGCCGAAGGGGATACCAAGGGGGCGCAGAGAGTCCTGGAAGAGGCTATTCGCCTGTCGCCGCTGGCGGTGCGCCGGCAAGCGTTGCTGGGCAAGCTGGCGATGGCCAACGAGGATTTCGATACCGCCTCCAAAGCTTATCGCCAGGCGGTGGCCCAAGGGGCGCAGTCACGTTTCAAGGATGCGGAAAGCAACCTCGGTTTGGCCCATGCCTTGATCAGCAAAGGCAGTGAGAAGGGCCTGGACACCCGGACCCGCCTTGAAATCAACACAACGCTGAGTGCGGTGGCGAAGGAGAATCCCTCCGATCCCGGCTTGCAGATTCGTGCGCGCCTGATGAAAGCCACCAGCCTGCTGCTCAACGATGCCGAAACCGCCGAGAAGCTCACCGAGCAGGCGATGATGCGCCTCGATGGCATGGAGCAGTTCATGAGTGCTGAAGCGGCGCTGCTGGTGGCCAAGCAGCTGCAAATGCTCGGGCAGGCGAGTGCCGGCGCTTCGATGCTGAAGAACTGTGCGGAGATCTACGGCGACGATCCGACCGTGATGAAAGGCATCGCCAAGCTGACCGACGACCCGACCATCCTCAACTCCGGCAACGCCGCCGCCGACCTCAACCGTCAGGGTGTGCGGGTGTACAAGACCGGCAATCTGGTGGAAGCCCGGGATGTATTCCGCAAAGCCCTGGCACTGCAGCCCAAAAACATCAGTATTGCCCTGAACATGGCGCAGTCGTTGCTGCACGGCACCGACACCAGTGTGCCGTCGGCCGAACTGGAAGAATGTCGCGCCTGCCTGAAAACCGTCGGCCTGATGCCCGATACCGACGCGCGTTATCCGCGCTACCAGAAACTGAAAATCAAGGCGTTCGGCGAATGA